Part of the uncultured Fusobacterium sp. genome is shown below.
GCACTGAATCTCATAATAGCTTTGAAACGATCTTTTAGTTTTGCTCCATAGCAATATCCTAATAAAGGTTGTATTCCGTTAGCTATTCCCATATGAACTAAAACAATCAAAAGATATATTTTAGTTACTATTCCCATTGCTGCAACTGCATTATTTCCATAAATTAAAAGTACATTGTTTAAAAATACTGTTGAAATACTCATTAATCCAGAATTTATAGCTGCTGGAATTCCTAATTTTGTAAGATTTCCAGCTACTTCTTTACTAAGAGAGAAATATTTAGGAGATATAGTTAATAATGGACTTCTATACTTAAAGTAGTAAATGTAATATAATGTTCCAGCTATATTTCCTATTACAGTTGCTATGGCTGCTCCAGCTGTTCCCATATTTAAAAATAATATAAGGATTGGATCTAAAATGATATTTATAATTGTTCCTATCATTCCACCAATCATAGAAGCTTTTGCAGCTCCCTCTCCTCTAATAACATGTCCAAAAGCATTGGAGAAAAGAACAAATGGTCCTCCAATAGCTATATAAAAAAGATAGTCTTTAGAGAATTGATAAGTTTCTTGAGTGGCTCCTAATAATTTAAGTATAGGATCCATAAAAATTACTATAAAAATTCCAAATATAGCTCCTAATATAAGAGAAGCATAACATGCAAAAGCTGAACTTTGTTTTGCAAATTTTCTCTTATTCCCTCCTAAAAATATTGATATTATTGCACTTCCACCTATTCCAAGAAGTTGTGAAATAGCTAAAAACATTACAAATATTGGATTAGCTAAAGAGACAGCAGCTACTTGTAAAGGATCTTGTGTTTGCCCTACAAAGTATGTATCTGCCATATTATAAATAACTACAACTAGAGATGTTATTATTGTAGGGATTGCCATTTGCATAACAGCTTTTTTGACTGGTGATTTTTCAAATAAAATTTTATTTTGTTCCAATTTTTTTCCTCCTTATTGTTTGCTTACAAACTATTTTTATAAAAATAAAGAATATTGAATTTCAATATTCTTATTTCATATTATTTAAAATAATTTTACAAATTTCTCTAAAATCTTCTAATTGATTTTTAGTTAAATTTTTTTGTAACTTATTTTCTAGGTTAGAGATTATTTGATCTCCTATTTTATTTAGCTCTTCACCTTTAGGTAAGAGTATTATTTTTTTTAATCTTCTGTCATCATTTAAACACTCTCTAGCTATAAGACCTTTATTTTCCATTAAAAGCAACATTTTTGAAGCAGTAGCTTTATTGATATAAAACTCTTCTTCAATATCTTTTTGAAAGATATCTTTTTCACCTTTGTTTCTCATTTCAAGTAAATAATTAATTATCATTATATTCATTATAGAATATTCTTTTATATCATATTTTTTATATTGAACATACATTTCTCTTTCAATGTGATTATTTATTTTTTTTACAAACAGGCCAATATGATTATTAATATCTACTCTTTTCATAACTCCCTCCACTACCTATAAAGTATTCTATTAATTTTTTAAATTTTTGTCAACTTTTTTTCTTGATTTTTTTAAATAAATATGTTATAACAAATATGTGTTTAAACACTTAAATAAGGAGAAAAGAGATATGAGTGATTATAATTTAAAAAAATCTTTAGGATTTAAACTTGATAAAGCTTCCAGACTGACTACCTTAAATTTAAATAAAAATTTAAAAGAAAATAATTTTTCTATTACTCCAGAACAATGGGGAGTTATAAATTTTTTACTTCTTGGAGATGGGATTACTCAAAATCAAATTTCTAATTTAATAGGAAAAGATCATACATGCGTTTCAAGATTAGTTGATACTCTTATAAAAAAAGGATTAATTAAAAAATGTTCTTCTCCTACTGATAGAAGAATAAACCTTATTTATCTAACTGATTCTGGAAAGAAGTTACAAAATAGTGTTGTTTATACAGTTGAACATAGTTTAGATAAAGTTTTTAAAGATGTATCTGAAGATGAAAAAAGAATATTTTCAGATGTCTTAGATAAAATTATAAAAAATTTAGAGTAATTACTCTATTTTTTTAAATAAATATGTGTTTAAACACATAAATATAAAAAGAGAAAAATTATCTGAAAAAATAAGTTAATTAAAAATATGAAGGAAGGTAAAAAATGAAAATATTGGGAATTTCAGCAGGAACAAAAAATGGAAATAATGATGCTATGTGTAAAGAAGCACTTATGGAAGCTCAAAAATTAGGAGCAGAGGTAGAATTTATAAGACTTTTAGACTTAGATATAAAGCATTGTACTGGTTGTATTGCTTGTGTAAAAGCACTTATGGGAGGAAAAGGAAATATTTGCTCTTTAAAAGATGATTTTGAATGGTTAAAATGGAAGATGTTAGATGCAGATGGAATTATATTTTCTGTACCTATTTTTGAAAAAGGAGCAGCTGGAATTTTTAGAACAGTTGTAGATCGTTTTGGACCTAGAATGGATAGAGGGAATAATATTGTTGCTAAAAAAATAGCTGAGGAAAATGGTGGAATTGCTCCAGATGAGAGAAATTTTAAAAATAAAGTTATATCTTATATAGGAATTGGAGGTTCTGATTGGACAACTAGAGTTCAATGTGATTTTGAGATGCTATCTTTAACTCCTATGTGGACTACTATTGATAATGAAGTTTTTCCTTGGTCTAAAGGTATTATAATGGAAGATGAAAAGATAAAAAGAGTTCAAGAAATTGGAAGAAATTTAGCTTTAGCTGTTAGGGATATTGAAAATGCTACTTTTAAAGGAGATACTGGAATTTGCCCACATTGTCATAGTAGAAATTTCTATGTACAAAATGATGGAAGTGCTATATGTTGTCTTTGTGGAATTGTAGGTAAATTTGAATTAAAAGAAAATGGAATTAAATTTGTATTTCCAGAAGAACAATTAGAACATGCACATAATACACTTTCTGGAAAATTTATTCATATGAATGATATAAAAACAAATGAAGGAAAACTTATGGAAACTAAAAAAACTTTAGAATATAAAGAACGTCTTCAAAGATATAAAGATTTTATAGTTCCTTCTACTCCTGAAAAATAATAAAGATAAGAGACTGTTTTTAGCAGTCTCTTATCTTTATTTCGATTTATAAATAAAAGTAAAAATTAATTATTATTAACACTATTTATAAATTCATAAATACGGTTTAAATTTTCCTCAGTTGTAAATTCTGGTCCTCCATGTTTTGCTCCAACTACAAGTTCAATCTCAACTTTATTTTTAGATTTTTCTTTTAGTTTTTCTGCAAAAGTTACAGATTGTGTATAAGGTACAACATTGTCTGAAGTTCCATGTTCAATAAAGAAGTGAGGAGCATTTTCAGAAATATAGTTAGTAGGATTATTTTCATTTACTAGCTCAGGAACATCTGATAACTTTCTTCCCATATATAATGATGCAGGAGAATCAGCAGCACCATGTACTTCATCACTTACAGCTTGATTAGGGTCTTCAACAGCAGCACCACGTAATTGAGGTCTTATTCCTAGATTTCTTAATTCTTTATCCATAGTTAGTAAATTTATAGGTGGAAACCAAGCAACAACAGCATTAACAGAGCTAGAAACATTAGAATTTCCTAGTTTTGGATTATCAAATTTAGTTGTTCCACTAGTTGTTCCAGCTAAAGTGGCAAGATTAGCTCCAGATGATCTTCCAAAAAGTGTTATTTGTTCAGCATTTAAATTATATTTATCAGCATTTGCTCGTACAAAACGAATAGCAGCTTTAACATCTTCAATAGCAGCAGGAAATATTGCTTCTCCACTAAGTCTATAGTTGATACTTACAACTGCATATCCTTCTTTTAGTCCTCTTAAGATAGGAAGAGAAAAATTTTCTCTTTTATCTCCAGACATCCATGCTCCACCATGTATAAAGATTATTACTGGATATTTTTCTTTTTTTTCATTTGGTAGATAAATATCTAATTTTTGTGCTTCTGATATTGGAGCATAGCTAATATCTAAATACTTATTTTTTATTGAAGTAATATCTAAAATATCTTTCTTTTTAATTTGGTGTTCTACTTTTTCTTTATTTTCTTTAGAAGGAGTATCAATACTATATGTAAAAGATGAAGTAGCTAGAAGTAAAGCAGCCATAAAAAGTATTTTATGTAATTGTTTTTTCATTGTATAATTCCCTCCATAAGTTAAAATATTATTTCCTATTGTTAAATTATTCTTTTTAAATTTAATTTTGTTAAGATTCCTACAACTTTTCCTACAAGAATAGCTGCGATAATAGTTCCCTCTCTTACTCCAGAAATATTTTCTAAAAATATAAAAGAGATAATAATAGCTATAACAACAGTAGTAACATCAAATCCCATTTTTATATTATGAAATTCAAATATAGTTTTTTCTTTAAGAGCCATCATAACACCTTCAGCAGGTAATGGAACAAGTTTAGCTTCTAAATATAAATAAACACCAATTCCAATTAAAACAATGCTAACTAACATGTAAACTAATCTAATTATATAATTTTCAGAAGGTGTAAAGTAAAATATCATATTTGAAAAAGAAACAAAGTAACCAAATAGACTTGCACATATAATTTGTAATAGACTATGAAATTTAAAATCTTTTTTTAAGATAAAAATTTGTAAAATAATATAGCTACAAAAAATAACTGATACACACAATCCTTGATCTAGTCCAGAAATTAAGCTTACAACATAAGGAATAGCGTTAACTGGAGATACTCCTAAATTAGATTTTACAGAAAATGTTACTCCAATAGCCATAATAAA
Proteins encoded:
- a CDS encoding MATE family efflux transporter; the protein is MEQNKILFEKSPVKKAVMQMAIPTIITSLVVVIYNMADTYFVGQTQDPLQVAAVSLANPIFVMFLAISQLLGIGGSAIISIFLGGNKRKFAKQSSAFACYASLILGAIFGIFIVIFMDPILKLLGATQETYQFSKDYLFYIAIGGPFVLFSNAFGHVIRGEGAAKASMIGGMIGTIINIILDPILILFLNMGTAGAAIATVIGNIAGTLYYIYYFKYRSPLLTISPKYFSLSKEVAGNLTKLGIPAAINSGLMSISTVFLNNVLLIYGNNAVAAMGIVTKIYLLIVLVHMGIANGIQPLLGYCYGAKLKDRFKAIMRFSALFSIIVGIFLTVIYIGFNREIISLFISDNEVIEFGAAMLTATSLAGPILGIMFLSINGMQALNNPLPATILSLARQGVLFIPLLFVLNSFFGLTGVNLTQTVADYISIVLGVIFFYRSLKKQ
- a CDS encoding MarR family transcriptional regulator, which translates into the protein MSDYNLKKSLGFKLDKASRLTTLNLNKNLKENNFSITPEQWGVINFLLLGDGITQNQISNLIGKDHTCVSRLVDTLIKKGLIKKCSSPTDRRINLIYLTDSGKKLQNSVVYTVEHSLDKVFKDVSEDEKRIFSDVLDKIIKNLE
- a CDS encoding MarR family transcriptional regulator; this translates as MKRVDINNHIGLFVKKINNHIEREMYVQYKKYDIKEYSIMNIMIINYLLEMRNKGEKDIFQKDIEEEFYINKATASKMLLLMENKGLIARECLNDDRRLKKIILLPKGEELNKIGDQIISNLENKLQKNLTKNQLEDFREICKIILNNMK
- a CDS encoding DUF6198 family protein; its protein translation is MNHFKRIIIYCIGLFIMAIGVTFSVKSNLGVSPVNAIPYVVSLISGLDQGLCVSVIFCSYIILQIFILKKDFKFHSLLQIICASLFGYFVSFSNMIFYFTPSENYIIRLVYMLVSIVLIGIGVYLYLEAKLVPLPAEGVMMALKEKTIFEFHNIKMGFDVTTVVIAIIISFIFLENISGVREGTIIAAILVGKVVGILTKLNLKRII
- a CDS encoding alpha/beta hydrolase, with the protein product MKKQLHKILFMAALLLATSSFTYSIDTPSKENKEKVEHQIKKKDILDITSIKNKYLDISYAPISEAQKLDIYLPNEKKEKYPVIIFIHGGAWMSGDKRENFSLPILRGLKEGYAVVSINYRLSGEAIFPAAIEDVKAAIRFVRANADKYNLNAEQITLFGRSSGANLATLAGTTSGTTKFDNPKLGNSNVSSSVNAVVAWFPPINLLTMDKELRNLGIRPQLRGAAVEDPNQAVSDEVHGAADSPASLYMGRKLSDVPELVNENNPTNYISENAPHFFIEHGTSDNVVPYTQSVTFAEKLKEKSKNKVEIELVVGAKHGGPEFTTEENLNRIYEFINSVNNN
- a CDS encoding flavodoxin family protein, translating into MKILGISAGTKNGNNDAMCKEALMEAQKLGAEVEFIRLLDLDIKHCTGCIACVKALMGGKGNICSLKDDFEWLKWKMLDADGIIFSVPIFEKGAAGIFRTVVDRFGPRMDRGNNIVAKKIAEENGGIAPDERNFKNKVISYIGIGGSDWTTRVQCDFEMLSLTPMWTTIDNEVFPWSKGIIMEDEKIKRVQEIGRNLALAVRDIENATFKGDTGICPHCHSRNFYVQNDGSAICCLCGIVGKFELKENGIKFVFPEEQLEHAHNTLSGKFIHMNDIKTNEGKLMETKKTLEYKERLQRYKDFIVPSTPEK